One Desulfobaccales bacterium genomic window, GAAGCTGTCCGGCGATTTCCTCTTCGACCTCCAGTATATCCGGGCCAGCGTCAGTCAACTTGCCGAGGTTACCGCCACCCTGGTCGATGCCCTCAACAACCTGGGGGATCACCGCTACGATGGTTTGGTTGATGCCTTCAGGCGGATCATCACTGAGGTGGAAGACGTTCTGAACCAGCGCCGGGAAATCCCAAAAGCCCCCTTGACCATATCTTTTGATCACCTGGACGTAGAAATGGCGGAAATGGTGGGAGGCAAGAACGCCAACCTGGGAGAGGTGAAGAACCGGGTCCATCTCCCGGTGCCGCCCGGTTTCGCCATCTCCACGTATGCCTATAAGCTGTTCTTGGATTTTAATCACCTGACGACGCTAATTCCAGACCTCCTGGGCTTTTGGCGGGTCGATGACATGGACAGTCTGTCCAGCGTCAGCGACGACCTGAAGAGCATGGTCAACCAGGCCGAGGTGCCGCCGGAACTTGAGGAGGCCATCCATGCAGCCTATGAAGAGCTATGCCTCCGGCAGGAGCAACGCCCTTTAGTCGCCCTGCGCTCCAGCGCCGTGGGAGAAGACCTCTCCCTCACCTTTGCCGGACAATACGCCACTTATCTCAATGTGGCCCAAAGCGACCTGGTAAACCGCTATAAAGACATTGTGGCCAGCCTGTTTACCCCCCGGGCCCTGTTTTATTATAAAAACAAGGGCTTCAGGGAGGAGGAGATGGCTATGAGCGTGGCCGTGCTGCCCATGATTAACGCCAAAGCCAGCGGGGTCCTCTTCACCCGGCAACCGGAAGCGGCGGACCAGGATGCAGTGCTGATTAACGCGGTGTGGGGCCTGGGAAAATATGCCGTGGGCGGGGTAATCGAGCCTGATCATTACCTGGTGGCGTATCATCCTCCCGGCAAAATTCTGGAACAGCGCCTCCCACCCAAAAAGGTGATGCTGGTCAACTTGCCCGGGGGTGGAGTGCAAGAGGCGCCGGTGCCCCCGGAGATGATCAACGCTCCATGCCTGAATCAGAACCATTTAAAACAGTTGGTGCAGTGGGCGGCCACCCTGGAGGCCCATTATCAGCGGCCCCAGGATGTGGAATGGGCCCTGGACATGGAGGACCGGCTCTGGCTTTTGCAAAGCCGTCAACTGCAAATACCCGTCAAGAGAGCTTCTGAGGGCAAGGCCAGGACTCTGAGACAATATCCCGTGCTGCTGGATCAAGGGAGCGTCGCCTGCCGCGGGGTAGGCGCCGGGCCCGTGGTGCTGGTGCGGCGGGACGATGACCTCAGAAACTTTCCACCGGGGGGAGTCCTGGTGGCCCGGCATACTTCCCCCAAGTATGTGACGGTTATGCCCCAGGCCGCGGCCATCATTACCGACGTGGGCAGCCCCACCGGGCATATGGCGCTCCTGGCCCGGGAATTTCAGGTTCCCGCCATCCTCAACACAGGCATCGCCACTCAGGTTTTGCAGCCCGGCCAGGAAGTGACCGTGGACGCCAATTATAATAACGTCTATGCCGGCGTCATTAGCGAACTGCTGGAACCCCGCCAGCCCAAGCTGGATGACCTGGCCGACAGCCCGGTTTTCCGCACCTTAAAGGAGGTGTTGCAGAAGGTTATTCCTCTTAACCTGATTAATCCCCAGAGCAAAACTTTTGCGCCGGAAAGCTGCCGCACCATTCATGACATCGTGCGCTTCGCCCATGAATTTTCTATGCGGGAAATGTTCAAACTGACAGAAAATGAAGTTGAGGGCGGCAAGGAAGTCGTGGACCTGGATTCGAGCCTGCCTTTTAAGCTGTGCATCCTGGACCTCGGCGGCGGTTTAAAGAAAGGCTGGAAGCGCAAAGTCCGCCCGGAGCAGATTACTTCCATTCCGTTCAAGGCCTTCTGGCAGGGACTCACCGCCATGCGCTGGCCCCAAGGCAAACCCGCCGGAACCCAAAGCTTGAGTTCGGTATTTGTGAAAAGCGAAGAAGAGGTGGCCCAGGGCGCCGACCCTTACCGGGACCAAAGTTATGTGGTGCTCTCGGAGAATTATATGAATTTCAGCATTCGCCAGGGCTACCATTTTTCCCTGGTGGAGGCCTACGTCAGCGATCAGATAAACGATAATTACATCACCTTCACTTTTCGCGGCGGCGGTTCCACCCCGGAACGGCGAGAGCGGCGGGCCAGGTTGATCGAAGCCATTATCGACCGGATGGACCTCAGCTACCAGCGCAGAGGCGATACCATCGAAGCCAGATTGGCAAAATATCCCTTGAAACAAATGACCCAGAAGTTGGTTTTATTCGGGAAGCTTACCCTCTACACGAAGCAATTGGATATGGTATTGTTTTCTGAGGGGATTGTGGATTGGTATATAAAAGATTTCATCCGTGAGCATATCGAGGTAAAAGGATAGAGACACCATCAGGAGAGTATCATGGCGGAACGGTTATTAGTCATCGATGATGAGCCCAACATGCTGAGATTGCTCAAAACCATTCTCATGGATAAGACTGGTTATACGGTGATCACTACCAACAATCCGTTAGAGGTGCAAAGTCTGCTTCTGCAGGAACCTTTCGACCTGGTGATCACCGACCTGAAGATGCCTCTGGTAGATGGAATAGATTTGATTGACATCATCAAAAATATTGATGTC contains:
- a CDS encoding PEP/pyruvate-binding domain-containing protein, with the protein product MKRVWQRLVKKDQAAPVQTRLAEKYANFQRLLSANNAVLALMTDMEEKLSGDFLFDLQYIRASVSQLAEVTATLVDALNNLGDHRYDGLVDAFRRIITEVEDVLNQRREIPKAPLTISFDHLDVEMAEMVGGKNANLGEVKNRVHLPVPPGFAISTYAYKLFLDFNHLTTLIPDLLGFWRVDDMDSLSSVSDDLKSMVNQAEVPPELEEAIHAAYEELCLRQEQRPLVALRSSAVGEDLSLTFAGQYATYLNVAQSDLVNRYKDIVASLFTPRALFYYKNKGFREEEMAMSVAVLPMINAKASGVLFTRQPEAADQDAVLINAVWGLGKYAVGGVIEPDHYLVAYHPPGKILEQRLPPKKVMLVNLPGGGVQEAPVPPEMINAPCLNQNHLKQLVQWAATLEAHYQRPQDVEWALDMEDRLWLLQSRQLQIPVKRASEGKARTLRQYPVLLDQGSVACRGVGAGPVVLVRRDDDLRNFPPGGVLVARHTSPKYVTVMPQAAAIITDVGSPTGHMALLAREFQVPAILNTGIATQVLQPGQEVTVDANYNNVYAGVISELLEPRQPKLDDLADSPVFRTLKEVLQKVIPLNLINPQSKTFAPESCRTIHDIVRFAHEFSMREMFKLTENEVEGGKEVVDLDSSLPFKLCILDLGGGLKKGWKRKVRPEQITSIPFKAFWQGLTAMRWPQGKPAGTQSLSSVFVKSEEEVAQGADPYRDQSYVVLSENYMNFSIRQGYHFSLVEAYVSDQINDNYITFTFRGGGSTPERRERRARLIEAIIDRMDLSYQRRGDTIEARLAKYPLKQMTQKLVLFGKLTLYTKQLDMVLFSEGIVDWYIKDFIREHIEVKG
- a CDS encoding response regulator, whose translation is MAERLLVIDDEPNMLRLLKTILMDKTGYTVITTNNPLEVQSLLLQEPFDLVITDLKMPLVDGIDLIDIIKNIDVHMPIIIITAYGTSEIAEEAVKKGAYDFIVKPFRKEAIFIAIKRALEWKRMQGELEALKNH